The Coffea arabica cultivar ET-39 chromosome 3c, Coffea Arabica ET-39 HiFi, whole genome shotgun sequence genome contains a region encoding:
- the LOC140038055 gene encoding uncharacterized protein yields MGSPVDVISGTAYGAVAAAGKCCSGCVFGPAPSRLEVEKAMTDLLRFLHGDAKSNFHWLQPIVYPSNSRMLQSPGYGRIQDSFSMLQREPSVQNMVVSISCDNAVWDAILNNRAVQDIRGSISADYTEQII; encoded by the exons ATGGGTTCTCCAGTTGATGTTATAAGTGGAACAGCATATGGTGCAGTTGCAGCAGCAGGAAAGTGTTGTTCTGGCTGTGTTTTTGGGCCTGCACCATCAAGATTGGAAGTTGAAAAGGCCATGACTGATCTACTGAG GTTTCTGCATGGCGACGCTAAATCTAACTTCCATTGGCTTCAACCAATAGTTTATCCTAGCAACTCAAGGATGCTGCAATCCCCTGGATATGGAAGAATCCAAGATTCTTTTAGTATGCTCCAAAGAGAGCCATCAGTTCAG AACATGGTGGTCTCAATCTCCTGCGACAATGCTGTTTGGGACGCCATCTTGAACAACAGGGCAGTTCAGGATATCCGAGGCTCAATCTCTGCAGATTATACGGAACaaattatttga
- the LOC113734679 gene encoding prolyl 4-hydroxylase 1 isoform X1, translating to MASAMKIVFGLLTFVTAGMIIDSSKLSGQFFRSCGMKFLTGSLVRNTGALLQLSFIRKLEDSYGSESSFRRTLGGRNSGSGQLGRGYSHWAYDKEAVTLRIGYVKPEIVSWSPRIILLHSFLSPEECDYLRAIALPRLQISTVVDAKTGKGIKSNVRTSSGMFLSHEERSFPMIQAIEKRISVYSQVPVENGELIQVLRYEKNQFYKPHHDYFSDTFNLKRGGQRVATMLIYLSDNVEGGETYFPMAGTGECSCGGKMVKGLCIKPAKGDAVLFWSMGLDGESDPNSIHGGCEVLGGEKWSATKWMREKVAN from the exons ATGGCATCAGCGATGAAGATTGTTTTTGGGCTCCTCACATTTGTCACTGCTGGAATGATTATCG ATTCCTCTAAACTATCTGGACAATTCTTTAGGAGTTGTGGAATGAAATTTTTGACTGGATCATTAGTTAGAAATACAG GTGCGCTATTACAGTTGTCATTTATTCGAAAGTTGGAAGATTCATATG GTTCTGAATCCTCCTTTAGAAGAACACTTGGAGGTCGGAACAGCGGCAGTGGTCAACTGGGAAGAG GTTATTCTCATTGGGCTTATGACAAAGAAGCTGTAACTTTACGTATTGGATAT GTCAAACCCGAAATAGTTAGCTGGTCACCACGAATCATATTGCTTCACAGCTTCTTAAGTCCAGAG GAATGCGATTATCTTAGGGCTATTGCACTACCTCGTCTTCAGATTTCTACTGTTGTTGATGCAAAAACGGGAAAG GGGATCAAGAGTAATGTGAGGACTAGCTCTGGTATGTTTCTGAGCCATGAAGAAAGAAGTTTTCCCATGATACAG GCCATTGAAAAGCGCATATCTGTTTATTCACAAGTGCCAGTAGAGAATGGGGAGCTCATTCAAGTATTAAG GTATGAAAAGAATCAGTTCTACAAACCGCATCATGACTACTTCTCTGACACT TTTAATCTGAAGCGTGGTGGTCAGCGAGTAGCAACAATGCTCATTTATTTAAGCGACAATGTTGAGGGGGGAGAAACATACTTTCCTATG GCTGGTACAGGGGAATGTAGCTGCGGTGGGAAAATGGTTAAAGGCTTGTGCATAAAACCTGCTAAAGGAGACGCTGTACTTTTCTGGAGCATG GGGCTTGATGGAGAATCAGACCCCAATAGCATACATGGAGGATGTGAAGTATTGGGAGGAGAGAAATGGTCAGCTACAAAATGGATGCGAGAAAAAGTTGCAAACTGA
- the LOC113734679 gene encoding prolyl 4-hydroxylase 1 isoform X2: MASAMKIVFGLLTFVTAGMIIGALLQLSFIRKLEDSYGSESSFRRTLGGRNSGSGQLGRGYSHWAYDKEAVTLRIGYVKPEIVSWSPRIILLHSFLSPEECDYLRAIALPRLQISTVVDAKTGKGIKSNVRTSSGMFLSHEERSFPMIQAIEKRISVYSQVPVENGELIQVLRYEKNQFYKPHHDYFSDTFNLKRGGQRVATMLIYLSDNVEGGETYFPMAGTGECSCGGKMVKGLCIKPAKGDAVLFWSMGLDGESDPNSIHGGCEVLGGEKWSATKWMREKVAN; encoded by the exons ATGGCATCAGCGATGAAGATTGTTTTTGGGCTCCTCACATTTGTCACTGCTGGAATGATTATCG GTGCGCTATTACAGTTGTCATTTATTCGAAAGTTGGAAGATTCATATG GTTCTGAATCCTCCTTTAGAAGAACACTTGGAGGTCGGAACAGCGGCAGTGGTCAACTGGGAAGAG GTTATTCTCATTGGGCTTATGACAAAGAAGCTGTAACTTTACGTATTGGATAT GTCAAACCCGAAATAGTTAGCTGGTCACCACGAATCATATTGCTTCACAGCTTCTTAAGTCCAGAG GAATGCGATTATCTTAGGGCTATTGCACTACCTCGTCTTCAGATTTCTACTGTTGTTGATGCAAAAACGGGAAAG GGGATCAAGAGTAATGTGAGGACTAGCTCTGGTATGTTTCTGAGCCATGAAGAAAGAAGTTTTCCCATGATACAG GCCATTGAAAAGCGCATATCTGTTTATTCACAAGTGCCAGTAGAGAATGGGGAGCTCATTCAAGTATTAAG GTATGAAAAGAATCAGTTCTACAAACCGCATCATGACTACTTCTCTGACACT TTTAATCTGAAGCGTGGTGGTCAGCGAGTAGCAACAATGCTCATTTATTTAAGCGACAATGTTGAGGGGGGAGAAACATACTTTCCTATG GCTGGTACAGGGGAATGTAGCTGCGGTGGGAAAATGGTTAAAGGCTTGTGCATAAAACCTGCTAAAGGAGACGCTGTACTTTTCTGGAGCATG GGGCTTGATGGAGAATCAGACCCCAATAGCATACATGGAGGATGTGAAGTATTGGGAGGAGAGAAATGGTCAGCTACAAAATGGATGCGAGAAAAAGTTGCAAACTGA
- the LOC113734679 gene encoding prolyl 4-hydroxylase 1 isoform X3, with product MVLNPPLEEHLEVGTAAVVNWEEVKPEIVSWSPRIILLHSFLSPEECDYLRAIALPRLQISTVVDAKTGKGIKSNVRTSSGMFLSHEERSFPMIQAIEKRISVYSQVPVENGELIQVLRYEKNQFYKPHHDYFSDTFNLKRGGQRVATMLIYLSDNVEGGETYFPMAGTGECSCGGKMVKGLCIKPAKGDAVLFWSMGLDGESDPNSIHGGCEVLGGEKWSATKWMREKVAN from the exons ATG GTTCTGAATCCTCCTTTAGAAGAACACTTGGAGGTCGGAACAGCGGCAGTGGTCAACTGGGAAGAG GTCAAACCCGAAATAGTTAGCTGGTCACCACGAATCATATTGCTTCACAGCTTCTTAAGTCCAGAG GAATGCGATTATCTTAGGGCTATTGCACTACCTCGTCTTCAGATTTCTACTGTTGTTGATGCAAAAACGGGAAAG GGGATCAAGAGTAATGTGAGGACTAGCTCTGGTATGTTTCTGAGCCATGAAGAAAGAAGTTTTCCCATGATACAG GCCATTGAAAAGCGCATATCTGTTTATTCACAAGTGCCAGTAGAGAATGGGGAGCTCATTCAAGTATTAAG GTATGAAAAGAATCAGTTCTACAAACCGCATCATGACTACTTCTCTGACACT TTTAATCTGAAGCGTGGTGGTCAGCGAGTAGCAACAATGCTCATTTATTTAAGCGACAATGTTGAGGGGGGAGAAACATACTTTCCTATG GCTGGTACAGGGGAATGTAGCTGCGGTGGGAAAATGGTTAAAGGCTTGTGCATAAAACCTGCTAAAGGAGACGCTGTACTTTTCTGGAGCATG GGGCTTGATGGAGAATCAGACCCCAATAGCATACATGGAGGATGTGAAGTATTGGGAGGAGAGAAATGGTCAGCTACAAAATGGATGCGAGAAAAAGTTGCAAACTGA